A portion of the Acanthopagrus latus isolate v.2019 chromosome 21, fAcaLat1.1, whole genome shotgun sequence genome contains these proteins:
- the LOC119011568 gene encoding tetratricopeptide repeat protein 39C-like, which yields MADPTEPAPGLSSVEDEKTERINDAELALKGINMLLNNGFKESDELFRTYRNHSPLMSFGASFVSFLNAMMTFEEEKMQMAFEDLKATERLCESENTGVIETIKNKIKRSMDSQRSGVAAVDRLQRQIIIADCQVYLAVLSFIKQELSSYIKGGWILRKAWKMYNKCYSDITHLQEGSRRRASEQQATASHSLSSSSDLSHHSRSSSPGPSPSQRLDGVNQEALDRLKGSVSFGYGLFHLCISMVPPHLLKIVNLLGFPGDRLQGLSALTYASESKDMKAPLATLALLWYHTVVQPFFALDGTDTQAGLTEAKSILQQREATYPNSSLFMFFKGRVQRLECQISSALTSFRDALDLASDQREIQHVCLYEIGWCSMIELNYREAYKAFERLKTESRWSQCYYAYLTGVCQGATGDLEGAVSVFKDVQKLFKRKNNQIELFSMKRAEKLRTTSLSKELCILSVIEILYLWKALANCSTAKLQTMTQVLQGIDDASCAGLRNLLLGAINKCLHNTKDAIQYFHLAARDEVGRLSNSYVQPYSCYELGCVLLNSPESVGKGRMLMLQAKEDYAGYDFENRLHVRIHSALASMRTDVQP from the exons ATGGCGGACCCGACAGAACCAGCCCCGGGGCTGAGCAGCGTGGAGGATGAGAAGACGGAGCGCATCAACGACGCAGAGCTGGCACTGAAGGGAATCAACATGCTCCTCAACAATGGATTCAAGGAGAGCGACGAGCTCTTCAGGACATACAG AAACCACAGTCCTCTGATGAGTTTCGGTGccagttttgtcagttttctg AATGCCATGATGACGTTtgaagaggagaaaatgcaGATGGCCTTCGAGGACCTCAAAGCTACAGAGAGACtgtgtgagagtgaaaacaCTGGGGTCATTGAAACCATCAAAAACAAGATCAAGAGGAGT ATGGACTCTCAGAGGTCGGGGGTGGCTGCAGTGGATCGACTCCAGCGGCAGATCATTATTGCAGACTGCCAGGTTTACCTTGCAGTGCTGTCTTTCATCAAACAGGAGCTGTCAT CCTACATCAAAGGAGGCTGGATCCTCCGCAAAGCCTGGAAGATGTACAACAAGTGCTACAGCGAcatcacacacctgcaggaggGCAGCAGAAGAAGGGCGTCAGAACAGCAAGCGACAGCGTCTCATTCTCTGTCCTCCTCGTCCGACCTCTCCCACCACAGCCGCTCCTCTTCTCCCGGACCGAGCCCGTCTCAGAGACTGGACGGCGTCAACCAGGAGGCTCTGGATCGGCTGAAAGGTTCTGTCAGCTTCGGCTACGGCCTCTTCCACCTCTGTATCTCGATGGTGCCGCCGCACCTGCTGAAGATCGTCAACCTGCTGGGCTTCCCTGGCGACCGGCTTCAAGGCCTGTCAGCGCTCACGTACGCCAGTGAAAGTAAGGACATGAAGGCCCCCTTAGCTAC CTTGGCCCTCTTGTGGTACCACACAGTAGTACAGCCCTTCTTCGCACTGGAcggcacagacacacaggcaggccTGACTGAAGCCAAATCCATTCTCCAGCAAAGGGAGGCTACCTATCCAAACTCCTCCctcttcatgtttttcaaaGGCAGAGTTCAACGCCTTGAG TGCCAGATCAGTAGTGCCTTGACGTCCTTCCGAGATGCCTTAGATCTGGCCTCTGACCAGAGGGAGATTCAGCACGTGTGTTTATATGAAATAG GTTGGTGCAGCATGATCGAACTGAACTACAGAGAAGCCTACAAAGCTTTTGAGCGACTCAAGACGGAATCTCGCTGGTCCCAGTGCTACTACGCCTATTTAACTGGAG TGTGCCAAGGAGCCACAGGTGACCTGGAGGGAGCTGTGTCTGTATTCAAGGATGTTCAAAAACTTTTCAAACGCAAGAATAATCAGATAGAGTTGTTCTCCATGAAGAGG gcTGAGAAGCTGAGGACTACCAGTCTATCCAAAGAACTCTGCATCCTGTCCGTGATCGAGATTCTTTATCTGTGGAAAGCTCTGGCCAACTGCTCCACCGCGAAGCTGCAGACAATGACACAAG TCCTGCAGGGGATTGATGATGCGTCATGCGCAGGACTGAGAAACCTGCTCCTTGGTGCCATTAACAAATGTCTTCATAATACCAAAGATGCCATTCAG TATTTCCATCTGGCTGCGAGGGATGAGGTGGGTCGCCTGAGCAACTCTTACGTGCAGCCCTATTCCTGCTATGAGCTGGGTTGTGTGCTGCTGAACTCCCCAGAG TCTGTAGGGAAGGGCCGCATGCTAATGCTTCAGGCCAAG GAGGACTACGCAGGCTATGACTTTGAGAACAGGCTCCATGTTCGGATTCATTCGGCTCTCGCCTCGATGAGGACTGACGTCCAGCCTTGA